TGATCCGTGGCTGTCTCGCAAATGCCGCTCGCCCGAATCGCCGAACGGTAAAAACCGGCGTAACGCCGGTTTCCGGTCGAGGCACGCATTGGTCACGAGGCGGTGAAGCCAGGTGGAAAAGTGCGACCGGTTTTCGAATTGTGAAATCGTGCGCATGAGCTTTAGAAAAACGTCCTGCGTGATGTCTTTTGCCGCCGCTTCATCGCCATCGAAGAAACAAAGCGCAATCGAATACACACGGTCTTTATGAGCTTCGAACAGCAGACGAAAGGCGTCCGAGTCGCCGCGTCTGCACGCCTCAATCGTGCGATCATCGATGATCTGCTTCGTCATTCGCGCGACCTGCCCCTTAGACGCGCGTCAGCTCCGTCTTCTTCCATTTTTTCGTAAGGCTGCCTGCGACGCCGCTCACATCTTCCCTGAGGCGATGCCTCCGGCGGTGACGAGGAATGGATTCGGCGTGATCGGGCGAGAGGAAGTTTCGTAGTCGCGCTGAATCTGCTGGAGGACATGTTCGAAGAGCGAGCTGTTTCCTCCGGAGAAGGCGACCAGTGTGTCGTCGTTCGGGATGCCGGCGTAGAAAGGACTTCCCAATGGACCGGAAAAGATCCGGTGGAGGTCCGGGTGCAGCAGCCGGCTGGCGTCCAGACCGTCATTGGTGGCCAGCATGATCAGCCGGCCGCCCGATTCGCGGGCGCCTTCGAGCCGTTCCGGCCACGGAAGCTGCGTAAGATTGCCGATCGCCAGATCGTGCAACTCCTCCTGACCCATGCGCCACCGTTCACGATCCCACGTCGTCAGCAGCCGGGATACGCGATGCGTACGAATCGCGTAACAGATAAACAGGTTCGCTAACCATTCCGTCCGGACGAGGTGTTCAGTCCCCATTCCAGCCTCGACATAACTCACGGGTCTCAGAAGCGGCAGAATGTTGTCACGCACGTCTTCAAGACTCTCGCGGCCCGGCGGCTGGTGCGCGAGAGACGCCAGACCCTCGACAAAGTTTGCAACGATCGCTTCGCGCCGCTCGGGCGCAGCCGCGACTTCCTTGTATAGATTGGCCGGCGAAATGGTGTGATCGCGGCCACGGATCCGTGCATCGTCGAAGTGATAGTCTTGCTCCGGATGCAAACGCCGCAGCCGCTGAAGCAGGTCGTCGTCCGTCTTACGCAGCAGGAGTTCCCGCTCCCGCATGATTTCGAGGCTGGACATGAGCCGTTCAAACTGCGGATTCCAGATTTCCCGCTCGTTTTCAGGCGCCTGTGAACTGGCAAAGAGCACGAGATCGCCGCCGGTGATGATCCAGAAGTTCGCCGTCTCCTCACTTGTGCCGTCAGCCTTGAAGCCCAAATGCCGCAGCGAACGATCGCGCCGTACGTTTGCGGCTTCGCCCTCGCCAATCGCACTTGCGAAAATGCCGGGCAAGTCCCGCTCGATTCGTTCGGTATTAATGCTGAGCGGCAGGATCGTTATCCACAAGCCGACATCGTCCCGCTCGCGCGGACCAAAGCCACACGAGCGGCCCTCGTCCTTTTCAAGATGCTCCCAGTCCGCCGGATATTCGAGCCGGTATGCGTTTGCGGGATGAATGAACATTGTCAGTTGAATTGGCGTATCACTCGTCCGACTTCATTTTACGTCACAGGAACAGCCGTTCGAAGATGTTGGAATGTGCCCATGCCGGACTTTTCTGGCAAGCACGTTGCCGCGCCCATCTGAACCGGTCCAAATTAAGGGTGCGTGCCTGAAACTCCTGATAACCTTATGCCGGCATGCAGCAGACACGAATCGAAAAAGCAGCAGAGTTCCTGGTACGTTGCCGGCGCGACAATCTTCCACAGGATGGAATCCCGGAAGGCTGCCGGCCGGAGAACACCGACGAAGCACTGGCGGTTCAGCAGCAGGTTCTTGCGCTACTCGGCGAAAACACGGGAGGATGGAAATGTTCGGTGCCCTCCGGTGAAAAGCTGACCATTGCGCCGCTTCCGGCTTCGGCGATTTGCCGGACTTCGCCGTGCTCCGTTCATCCCAAAGACTCGAGTGTTGAAATCGAACCGGAAATCGCCTTCAGTCTCGGCCGGACGCTGGATCCGCGGCCACTTCCGTACTCCGAAGAAGAAGTTCGCGCTGCCATCCGCGAAATCCGGCTGGTTTTGGAAGTGTTGGGCAGCCGGTATCGAAATCCGTCTGCGGTCTCCTGGCCTGAAGCGCTCGCCGACAGCGTCCGGCACCAGGGAATGTTTATCGGGCCGATCTTGCAGGACGGGTTGCAAAAGCCGCTCGAGGGATTCCACTTGACGATCCAGTCTCCGGCAGGCCCGATTTTCGATCGTGACGTGCGGCACCCCAACGGCCATCCCCTGCGTGCATTGTACTGGCTGGTGAATTTTCTCTCCAGTCGCGGCCAGGCGCTCCCGGCCGGCGCAATCGTCACGACGGGCTCCTATGCGGGAGTGATCGATGCGCCGATGAACACGCCTCTGACGCTCGCATACGGCGCGCTCGGCACGTTCACTGTAGAGTTTCGAAGGGCGTAGATAGAATCCGGTCCAATCCTCAGCTTCTGAAGAATTCGACCTCAAGCCAGCGCCGAATCGCTATCGACCTATGCCAACGTCGGCTTGGAACCACCACGGTCGCTGCGTATACTCTGGGTATGCCCGAAACCGTAATCAACCTGGACATCGAGTCCTTACCCGAAGGCGGATACGTGGCTACCAGCCACGACCTTCCTGGATTGGTGGCTCAGGGCCGCACAATCGCCGAGTGCGCTGAAATCGCCCAAGATGTGGCGCGAAAACTTGTCGAGTCTTACGTTGAGCATGGCGATCCGCTCCCGTCGAAACTCCGAGCGGTGAACCCGGCCAAGATCGAATTGGATATTCCAATAAGCATTCCCTGACAAATGGGGAGGCTTGCTGGATTCAAATACACCGATGTGGTGAGGAAGCTGAAACGGCTCGGCTTCACTTTCGATCGCCAAGCCAAGGGGAGCCACGAACCACTATTCCCAATCATCCTGGCGATATCCCCGAAGGTACTGTTGCGCGATCCTTCGAGCGGCGGAAGTTAATATAGATCAATTTCTCGGCGCCTGAGGCGTGACAGTCACGGCAACTTAAATCCGTGCGTGCGTGCCCGCTCGACCGCCTGACGGATTGTGCGGACAAACAAGTGGATGCGTTGTTCCCGTATGAATCCGATGGCAGATCTACTATCCGAATAAAATAAGTTCCGAAATTCGGCGTTGGAGATACCGTTGCTCGACGGAATTCCCTGCCAGCGCCAGAGCCAGGCGATAGTCCTTGAGGGCTTCCGCGTAGTTGCCGATGCGGCGCAGGATGTCCGCGCGGGCAGCGTGGTAGAGGTAATACGACTGGAACTCGGGCGCCGCCTGGAGGCTATCGATCAGTTCGAGACCCTTCTCGAGTCCTTCGCTCATCGCAATCGCAACCGCCCGGTTTAGAGATATGACGGCGGATGGCTGAAAACGCTGCAATTCTCCATACAGTGCTGCGATCTGAGCCCAATCCGTTTCGCCTGCGATCACCGCCTCGGCATGAACAGCGGCAATCGCGGCTTGAATCTGAAAAGGTCCGGCGGCGCCAGCCTTCAGTGCCTGCTCGACCAGCCGTAATCCTTCGTAGATCTGTCCGCGATGCCACAACGACCGGTCCTGCTCTTCCAACGGAACGAGCTCGCCCGCCGCATTGGCGCGCGCGTCGCGCCGTGAATCGTGCAGCAGCATGAGCGCCAGTAATCCCTGATTTTCGGGCACATCGATCAGCAGCTCACAGAGCACGCGAGCCAGCCGGATGGCTTCGGCACAGAGATCGGTGCGGATCAAACGATCACCGGCGGTCGAAAGATATCCTTCGTTGAAGATGAGATAAATGACTGCACGCACCGCTGCGAGGCGTTCCGGCAACCGTTCGGCGGAAGGAACTTCATAGGGAATCCGAGCTTCTTCGATTTTGCGCTTCGCCCGGACGATCCGTTGAGCAACGGTCGCTTCAGGAATGAAAAACGATTTCGCTATCTCGGCGGTCGTGAGACCTCCCAGGGTTTTCAGAGTCAGAGAGACTTGAGCCTCGGGGCGCAAGGCTGGATGACAACAGGTG
This portion of the Terriglobia bacterium genome encodes:
- a CDS encoding DUF1444 family protein, with protein sequence MFIHPANAYRLEYPADWEHLEKDEGRSCGFGPRERDDVGLWITILPLSINTERIERDLPGIFASAIGEGEAANVRRDRSLRHLGFKADGTSEETANFWIITGGDLVLFASSQAPENEREIWNPQFERLMSSLEIMRERELLLRKTDDDLLQRLRRLHPEQDYHFDDARIRGRDHTISPANLYKEVAAAPERREAIVANFVEGLASLAHQPPGRESLEDVRDNILPLLRPVSYVEAGMGTEHLVRTEWLANLFICYAIRTHRVSRLLTTWDRERWRMGQEELHDLAIGNLTQLPWPERLEGARESGGRLIMLATNDGLDASRLLHPDLHRIFSGPLGSPFYAGIPNDDTLVAFSGGNSSLFEHVLQQIQRDYETSSRPITPNPFLVTAGGIASGKM
- a CDS encoding RNA polymerase sigma factor, encoding MIPEAHSVAESVFRQESGRIAATLIRISGSFDRAEEAMQEAFASALASWPERGIPQNPAAWITAAAHRKLIDRSRREKTHLDHEDSIRYHAETVTPPAGHNLNDDQQDMHLQDDRLRLIFTCCHPALRPEAQVSLTLKTLGGLTTAEIAKSFFIPEATVAQRIVRAKRKIEEARIPYEVPSAERLPERLAAVRAVIYLIFNEGYLSTAGDRLIRTDLCAEAIRLARVLCELLIDVPENQGLLALMLLHDSRRDARANAAGELVPLEEQDRSLWHRGQIYEGLRLVEQALKAGAAGPFQIQAAIAAVHAEAVIAGETDWAQIAALYGELQRFQPSAVISLNRAVAIAMSEGLEKGLELIDSLQAAPEFQSYYLYHAARADILRRIGNYAEALKDYRLALALAGNSVEQRYLQRRISELILFG
- a CDS encoding 2-keto-4-pentenoate hydratase, with amino-acid sequence MQQTRIEKAAEFLVRCRRDNLPQDGIPEGCRPENTDEALAVQQQVLALLGENTGGWKCSVPSGEKLTIAPLPASAICRTSPCSVHPKDSSVEIEPEIAFSLGRTLDPRPLPYSEEEVRAAIREIRLVLEVLGSRYRNPSAVSWPEALADSVRHQGMFIGPILQDGLQKPLEGFHLTIQSPAGPIFDRDVRHPNGHPLRALYWLVNFLSSRGQALPAGAIVTTGSYAGVIDAPMNTPLTLAYGALGTFTVEFRRA
- a CDS encoding sigma-70 family RNA polymerase sigma factor, which translates into the protein MTKQIIDDRTIEACRRGDSDAFRLLFEAHKDRVYSIALCFFDGDEAAAKDITQDVFLKLMRTISQFENRSHFSTWLHRLVTNACLDRKPALRRFLPFGDSGERHLRDSHGSHEAQFIQREIEASVRKVIAAMRPKLRITILLRYFEDLSYDEIAEAMGCSKGTVASRLNRAHAILARKLSHLRGAPAGGE
- a CDS encoding type II toxin-antitoxin system HicB family antitoxin, giving the protein MPETVINLDIESLPEGGYVATSHDLPGLVAQGRTIAECAEIAQDVARKLVESYVEHGDPLPSKLRAVNPAKIELDIPISIP